A DNA window from Cognatiyoonia koreensis contains the following coding sequences:
- the flaF gene encoding flagellar biosynthesis regulator FlaF, which produces MNVSEQARRAYAPTHLPIHTPRSVEASLLSQVTAALKKTLEGATHFADTVSAVHRNREMWIVLASDVADPENALPDMLRAQIFYLAEFTEQHSHRILRGEADATALIDVNSAVLRGLHSQGTAT; this is translated from the coding sequence GTGAACGTTTCAGAACAAGCCCGTCGCGCCTATGCTCCGACACACCTTCCCATCCATACGCCCCGCTCTGTCGAGGCAAGCCTGCTGTCGCAAGTCACCGCAGCCTTGAAAAAAACACTCGAAGGGGCAACCCATTTTGCCGACACGGTCAGCGCCGTTCACCGCAACAGAGAAATGTGGATCGTACTGGCAAGCGATGTCGCCGATCCAGAGAACGCCCTGCCGGACATGTTACGCGCGCAAATTTTCTACCTTGCCGAATTCACCGAACAGCACAGTCACCGCATCCTGCGTGGTGAGGCTGACGCCACGGCCCTGATCGACGTCAATTCAGCCGTTTTGCGTGGCCTTCATTCACAGGGCACAGCCACATGA
- a CDS encoding DUF1217 domain-containing protein has protein sequence MTFQPVVPFSGYTGWRFLERTLEKQQTAFNESVPVKRATDYFRDTIGTIQTAEDLMKDRRLLTVALGAFGLDDDVNNTFFIRKVLEDGTISDDALANRLADQRYREFSRAFGFGGEELVRTGLATFAETIIDRFEARQFERAVGEQDNNLRIALNLSTALNDITTQNQSDNARWFAIMGSPPVRQIFEGALGLPSSIARIDLDQQLDTFKRRANATFGTDAVGDLQARDAQEKLIRLFLVRSQIETGTAFNGNSIALTLLRGG, from the coding sequence ATGACCTTCCAGCCCGTTGTTCCATTTTCAGGCTACACGGGCTGGCGCTTTCTTGAACGCACGCTGGAAAAACAGCAGACGGCTTTTAATGAAAGCGTGCCCGTCAAGCGGGCAACGGACTATTTCCGCGACACCATCGGGACAATCCAGACAGCCGAAGACCTGATGAAAGATCGCCGTTTGCTGACCGTCGCGCTGGGTGCTTTCGGTCTGGATGATGATGTCAACAACACCTTTTTCATTCGCAAGGTGCTTGAGGATGGCACGATTTCCGATGACGCCCTTGCCAACCGGCTGGCCGATCAACGCTACCGCGAATTTTCGCGCGCTTTCGGTTTTGGTGGCGAGGAACTGGTGCGCACCGGACTTGCGACATTCGCAGAGACAATTATCGATCGTTTCGAAGCGCGGCAATTTGAACGCGCTGTTGGCGAACAGGACAACAACCTGCGGATCGCGCTGAACCTTTCGACCGCATTGAACGATATCACAACCCAGAACCAGTCCGACAATGCGCGCTGGTTCGCGATTATGGGCAGCCCCCCGGTGCGGCAGATTTTCGAAGGTGCGCTTGGGCTGCCATCCAGCATCGCCCGGATCGACCTTGACCAACAGCTCGACACCTTCAAGCGGCGCGCGAATGCCACCTTCGGCACCGATGCCGTCGGCGATTTGCAAGCGCGAGACGCGCAGGAAAAGCTTATCCGCCTGTTTCTGGTCAGATCGCAAATCGAAACCGGCACCGCATTCAACGGTAACTCTATCGCGCTTACGCTTTTGCGGGGCGGGTAG
- a CDS encoding FlgB family protein, translating to MYQGLDLFNTAAAMARHAGARQALTARNVANADTPGYEARVMPTFAQTYGTSSDFTLRQSDARHMSAQTAHSRQVDLARTEPSPNGNTVSIEEEMLNAVAISREHNRALTIYRHAMTVLRTTLGR from the coding sequence ATGTACCAAGGACTGGATCTGTTCAACACTGCTGCGGCCATGGCCCGCCATGCCGGTGCACGGCAGGCGTTGACCGCACGCAATGTCGCAAATGCGGACACACCGGGATACGAGGCCCGCGTTATGCCGACCTTTGCGCAGACTTACGGCACAAGCAGCGATTTCACATTACGCCAGAGCGACGCGCGCCATATGTCGGCGCAAACCGCACACAGCCGCCAGGTTGACCTGGCGCGAACGGAACCGTCGCCGAACGGCAATACCGTGTCCATTGAAGAAGAAATGCTGAACGCCGTCGCGATCAGTCGCGAACACAACCGCGCCCTGACGATCTATCGCCACGCGATGACCGTGCTGCGCACGACGTTGGGCAGGTAA
- a CDS encoding flagellar hook capping FlgD N-terminal domain-containing protein, producing MEISPTLAAAAAPMPPQATASEISSDFETFLRMLTVQMQNQDPLNPVDSSDYAVQLATFSGVEQQVLTNDLLRGIAAQAGTSGLAQMAGWVGMEARAATPAYFDGAPLTLAPQPAQFATSAQIVVRDAQGLEVQRFDIGTQAETISWAGVKANGQPLPNGVYQFETISFEGANALQQDTTAVYGRVTEVRMENGEAMLTLAGGQTIAAGAVTALREPGS from the coding sequence ATGGAAATCTCACCGACACTCGCCGCCGCCGCAGCACCCATGCCACCGCAGGCGACTGCCTCTGAAATCAGTTCCGATTTTGAAACCTTCCTGCGCATGCTCACCGTGCAGATGCAGAACCAGGACCCGCTGAACCCTGTCGATTCCTCGGATTACGCCGTGCAGTTGGCGACGTTTTCGGGTGTGGAACAACAGGTGCTGACGAACGATCTGCTGCGCGGCATCGCCGCACAGGCGGGCACATCGGGGCTTGCGCAGATGGCAGGTTGGGTCGGTATGGAAGCACGCGCCGCAACCCCTGCCTATTTTGACGGGGCACCGCTGACGCTTGCCCCGCAGCCGGCGCAGTTCGCGACATCAGCGCAGATCGTGGTGCGCGATGCGCAAGGGCTGGAAGTCCAGCGTTTCGACATCGGAACGCAGGCGGAAACGATTTCCTGGGCGGGTGTGAAGGCGAACGGCCAACCCTTGCCGAACGGGGTCTATCAATTCGAAACGATCAGTTTCGAAGGGGCCAATGCGCTGCAGCAGGATACAACCGCCGTCTACGGTCGCGTCACAGAGGTGCGCATGGAAAACGGTGAGGCGATGCTTACCTTGGCGGGCGGACAGACGATTGCGGCAGGGGCGGTGACGGCCTTGCGCGAACCCGGATCATAA
- a CDS encoding flagellar hook-basal body complex protein: MDNATYATLTRQSGLMKELQIVANNIANASTTGFQAENMMFSEYISTTGNDFDSLSMAAGTVRQTVHTQGALAQTGGPFDLAIEGEGYFLIETAGGERLTRAGSFTPDANGDLVTMDGNRVLDAGGAPVFIPQGAGQIAIAPDGTISAAGTPVGQIGLVVPTDPTTMIREGSVLFNAQDGFGPSADGRMLQGYLEDSNVNPIVEIGRMIEVQRAYELGQSFLDKEDERIRGVIQAIGR; the protein is encoded by the coding sequence ATGGACAACGCAACATATGCGACGCTGACCCGGCAATCGGGGCTGATGAAGGAATTGCAAATCGTCGCGAACAATATCGCGAACGCATCGACGACCGGATTTCAGGCAGAGAACATGATGTTCTCTGAATATATCTCGACCACGGGCAACGATTTTGATTCACTGTCCATGGCGGCGGGGACAGTTCGGCAAACGGTGCACACCCAAGGCGCGTTGGCGCAAACTGGTGGACCATTCGATCTTGCGATTGAAGGCGAAGGCTATTTCCTTATCGAAACCGCCGGGGGCGAACGGCTGACGCGGGCTGGCAGTTTCACACCGGATGCGAACGGCGATCTTGTGACAATGGATGGCAACCGCGTTCTTGATGCCGGTGGTGCTCCTGTTTTCATTCCACAAGGGGCCGGACAAATCGCGATTGCGCCAGACGGCACCATCAGCGCCGCGGGCACCCCTGTCGGGCAAATCGGCCTTGTCGTACCGACAGACCCTACCACCATGATCCGCGAGGGCAGCGTTCTGTTCAACGCCCAAGACGGTTTTGGGCCCAGCGCAGACGGGCGTATGTTGCAGGGGTATCTAGAGGATTCAAACGTAAACCCGATCGTTGAAATCGGTCGCATGATCGAGGTCCAGCGCGCCTATGAGCTGGGGCAAAGCTTTCTCGACAAGGAGGATGAGCGCATTCGCGGAGTCATCCAGGCCATCGGCCGCTAG
- a CDS encoding rod-binding protein, with translation MNTIPVLPASHPPPPLPQGLAQDVALRDAAQKLEATFLAEMLKSAGLDAMAGAFGGGVGEDQFASFMREAQAEEMVKAGGIGLAEAIYNAMRIKADAV, from the coding sequence TTGAACACGATACCTGTGCTTCCCGCCTCGCATCCGCCGCCACCTTTACCACAAGGGCTCGCGCAGGATGTTGCCTTACGCGATGCGGCGCAAAAACTGGAAGCGACCTTTCTTGCGGAAATGCTCAAATCAGCCGGGCTTGATGCGATGGCCGGTGCCTTTGGCGGCGGCGTCGGCGAAGATCAGTTCGCATCATTCATGAGAGAGGCGCAGGCAGAGGAAATGGTCAAAGCCGGCGGAATCGGACTGGCCGAAGCCATCTATAACGCCATGCGGATCAAAGCCGATGCCGTCTGA
- a CDS encoding FliI/YscN family ATPase — MGRLTLEKVTRLIEDFTFQHAVGRVQQVSGGTLQVAGFPRSTRLGDRISLQNGAETLRGEIIRLQPDHVDVLVDGSVEGVALNTRVILVPRPRFAPDISWIGRVVDPDGAPLDGRPLLPGLGRSALQGRPNPPNQRRPLGERLETGLAAMNTMLPLVQGQRVGLFAGSGVGKSTLLADLARGVNADVIVIALVGERGREVRHFTESVLGPEGMKRAVVIAATSDAAPQVRRRCAWAATAVAEFFRDQGLQVLLLCDSVTRFCEAHREVAVAAGEETSLRGFPPSTGSAIAALCERAGPGKEESGDITAIYTVLVAGSDMEEPVADMLRGILDGHIVLDRQIAEQGRFPAIDILRSVSRALPDAATPLENSLILQARRRMGTYDKAALMIQAGLYETGSDSSIDAAIKSQSAIEKFLALRDGKPAQHHFALLRQALNTGGPNEEQGEPTRPAKA; from the coding sequence ATGGGACGATTAACGCTGGAAAAGGTGACGCGCCTGATCGAGGATTTCACCTTTCAGCATGCGGTCGGGCGGGTGCAGCAGGTGTCTGGCGGCACGTTGCAGGTCGCGGGGTTTCCGCGTTCAACCCGATTGGGGGACCGCATATCGTTGCAGAACGGGGCGGAAACGCTGCGCGGTGAAATAATCCGGCTCCAACCGGATCATGTCGATGTGCTGGTTGATGGTTCAGTCGAAGGGGTGGCACTGAACACGCGCGTCATCCTTGTGCCACGGCCGCGATTTGCGCCGGATATCAGCTGGATCGGGCGTGTGGTTGACCCGGACGGCGCACCGCTGGACGGGCGGCCCTTGCTGCCGGGGCTTGGGCGGTCTGCGTTGCAGGGGCGGCCGAATCCGCCCAACCAGCGGCGACCTTTGGGCGAACGGCTGGAAACCGGGCTTGCGGCGATGAACACGATGCTGCCGCTTGTTCAAGGGCAGCGCGTCGGGTTGTTTGCCGGGTCGGGAGTCGGCAAATCGACATTGCTGGCCGATCTTGCCCGCGGCGTGAACGCTGACGTCATCGTCATCGCGCTTGTCGGTGAACGGGGGCGCGAGGTGCGCCATTTCACCGAATCCGTGCTCGGGCCGGAAGGGATGAAGCGCGCCGTCGTGATCGCTGCGACATCAGACGCGGCACCACAAGTGCGGCGGCGGTGTGCCTGGGCCGCGACTGCGGTCGCAGAATTTTTTCGCGATCAGGGGCTGCAGGTCCTCTTGCTTTGCGATTCCGTCACCCGGTTCTGCGAGGCGCATCGCGAGGTTGCAGTCGCTGCGGGAGAAGAGACAAGCCTACGCGGATTCCCACCCTCCACCGGAAGCGCGATCGCCGCGCTTTGCGAAAGGGCAGGACCGGGCAAAGAAGAGTCAGGGGACATCACCGCGATTTACACAGTCCTTGTTGCCGGCTCGGACATGGAAGAACCGGTGGCAGATATGCTGCGGGGCATTCTGGACGGACACATCGTGTTGGATCGCCAGATTGCGGAACAGGGGCGCTTTCCGGCGATTGATATCCTGCGTTCCGTTTCGCGCGCTTTGCCTGATGCGGCAACACCGCTTGAAAACAGCCTTATCTTGCAGGCCAGGCGGCGGATGGGAACCTACGACAAGGCCGCGCTGATGATTCAGGCGGGGTTATATGAAACGGGATCCGACAGCAGCATCGACGCCGCCATCAAATCCCAGTCCGCGATCGAGAAATTCCTGGCCCTTCGCGACGGCAAACCAGCACAGCACCACTTCGCGTTGTTGCGCCAAGCGCTGAATACAGGCGGACCAAATGAAGAGCAGGGCGAGCCTACCCGCCCCGCAAAAGCGTAA
- the ubiB gene encoding 2-polyprenylphenol 6-hydroxylase, with translation MRGPHNIIRLIRTGATLERTGAMKVVLEAFEAPAYLRLIFRTIVWPFQWLGFKGDPKMSPVPRALVVLGPAYIKFGQILSTRPDVVGDDMAEQLRVLQDKLPPFSMAEARAEVQRELGVNVDDAFSSFSEPVAAASLAQVHKAHLADTGDAVAVKILRPGIEKAFRKDIDAFYFAARTIEVLSPASRRLRPMDVITHFEGVVLGELDLRLESSAAAEFAANTKSDKGFQVPLVRWHLSGRRVMTLDWAEGTNAGDNMALDAAGHDRRVLAARVLQMFLNHALRDGYFHGDMHQGNLKVAPNGDLIAYDFGIMGRIDEYTRRVYAEILFGFIRKDYQRVAEVHFEAGYVPADRDVDEFARALRAVGEPIFGMDASRISMARLLSYLFEVTERFGMETRTELILLQRTMVVVEGVARSMDPHMNIWQVAQPIVEDYIKRRIGPAALLQDLGKTAMILARFGPQLPRLAEEALIRLNNPPPPPKPQRRIARLSWMALGGVLVGGGIWIGQLLTGL, from the coding sequence AGTGGCTGGGTTTCAAGGGCGATCCGAAGATGTCGCCGGTGCCCCGCGCGCTGGTAGTGCTCGGCCCTGCCTACATCAAGTTCGGACAGATCCTGTCGACCCGTCCGGATGTCGTCGGCGATGATATGGCCGAACAGCTGCGCGTACTGCAGGACAAGCTGCCGCCGTTTTCCATGGCTGAAGCGCGCGCAGAGGTGCAGCGCGAACTGGGTGTGAACGTGGATGACGCGTTTTCATCCTTTTCCGAACCGGTCGCCGCCGCTTCTCTTGCCCAGGTGCACAAGGCGCATCTGGCCGACACTGGCGATGCCGTCGCCGTCAAGATATTGCGTCCGGGTATCGAAAAGGCGTTTCGCAAGGATATCGACGCATTTTATTTCGCGGCACGCACGATCGAAGTTCTTTCGCCCGCATCGCGGCGTCTGCGTCCGATGGACGTGATTACCCACTTTGAAGGCGTGGTTCTGGGAGAGCTTGATCTGCGTCTTGAAAGCTCTGCCGCGGCGGAGTTCGCCGCAAACACGAAAAGCGACAAGGGGTTTCAGGTCCCACTGGTGCGCTGGCATCTGTCCGGCCGCCGGGTCATGACGCTTGACTGGGCGGAGGGGACGAATGCCGGCGATAACATGGCGCTGGATGCGGCCGGACATGACCGCCGCGTGCTGGCGGCGCGTGTCCTGCAGATGTTCCTTAACCACGCGTTGCGCGACGGCTATTTTCATGGCGACATGCATCAGGGCAATTTGAAGGTCGCCCCGAATGGCGACCTGATTGCCTATGATTTCGGCATCATGGGTCGGATCGACGAATATACCCGCCGCGTCTATGCCGAAATTCTGTTTGGCTTTATTCGCAAGGATTATCAGCGCGTCGCTGAGGTTCATTTTGAAGCGGGGTATGTGCCCGCTGACCGTGACGTCGATGAGTTTGCCCGCGCGCTGCGCGCGGTGGGAGAGCCGATTTTCGGGATGGACGCGAGCCGCATTTCGATGGCGCGCCTGTTGAGCTACCTGTTCGAGGTGACCGAACGCTTTGGCATGGAAACACGGACAGAGCTGATTCTGCTGCAACGCACGATGGTTGTGGTTGAAGGTGTCGCGCGATCGATGGATCCGCATATGAATATCTGGCAGGTCGCGCAGCCGATTGTCGAGGATTACATCAAAAGGCGTATCGGCCCCGCGGCCCTGCTGCAGGATCTCGGCAAGACGGCGATGATTCTGGCGCGGTTTGGTCCACAGCTGCCGCGCCTTGCTGAAGAGGCGCTGATCCGGCTGAACAACCCGCCACCGCCGCCGAAGCCGCAACGCCGTATCGCGCGGCTGTCGTGGATGGCGCTGGGCGGTGTTCTTGTGGGTGGCGGTATCTGGATCGGGCAGTTGCTGACGGGCTTATGA
- a CDS encoding flagellin — protein sequence MSSILTNNGAMVALQTLKSINNDLTKTQNMISTGKNIASAKDNAAIWSISKVMESDVQGFKAISSSLSLGESTVAVARQASETVTDLLTQMKDKIVASQESNVDREKIQLDINALRDQITSVVGAAQFNGLNLLSNTDTAAGSGNVDVLSSLDRSANGVTASNISVAKNDLGTGASAIATGSTAVTAANNNITAGAADTAAAALTGNATTRPTTAVTIGTSASASIAAGSGFNVQISAVAGLDAGFATGGLSDIRYVARDGDTAADVAAGLAESFNDYVTNNLTDRSDIQATVAGGVLTFTGSNVVGENFSVNVSEYASADTTIGGGLESLGGISVTSDAGADSALAKIEGLIGKSIDAAASFGSSQGRIETQSEFVSKLSDALKSGIGTLVDANMEEASARLQALQVQQQLGVQSLSIANQAPQSILSLFR from the coding sequence ATGTCCAGTATTCTGACAAACAACGGCGCAATGGTCGCGCTGCAAACGCTGAAATCCATCAACAACGATCTGACGAAAACACAGAACATGATCTCGACCGGCAAAAACATCGCGTCGGCGAAAGACAATGCCGCGATCTGGTCGATTTCCAAAGTGATGGAATCCGACGTTCAAGGCTTCAAGGCGATCAGTTCCAGCCTTTCGCTTGGTGAATCCACTGTCGCAGTTGCACGACAGGCGTCCGAAACGGTGACTGACCTGCTGACGCAGATGAAAGACAAGATCGTTGCCAGCCAGGAATCCAATGTCGACCGCGAGAAGATCCAGCTCGATATCAATGCTTTGCGCGACCAGATCACTTCGGTTGTCGGTGCTGCACAATTCAACGGCCTGAACCTGCTGTCCAATACGGATACTGCCGCCGGATCGGGCAATGTGGATGTTCTCTCATCCCTTGACCGTTCTGCAAACGGTGTCACGGCCAGTAACATCAGCGTCGCAAAGAATGACCTTGGAACTGGCGCATCCGCGATTGCCACCGGGTCCACCGCCGTGACAGCCGCCAACAACAATATCACCGCAGGTGCAGCCGATACTGCTGCCGCAGCCCTGACCGGCAACGCGACGACCCGGCCAACAACGGCAGTCACGATCGGCACGTCGGCTTCGGCCAGCATCGCCGCTGGGTCTGGCTTTAACGTTCAGATTTCCGCAGTTGCGGGGCTTGATGCCGGGTTTGCCACAGGTGGTCTGTCTGACATCCGCTATGTCGCGCGCGATGGTGATACCGCTGCAGATGTTGCAGCCGGTCTTGCGGAATCGTTCAACGACTACGTGACGAACAACCTGACCGATCGCTCTGATATCCAGGCAACCGTTGCCGGTGGCGTCCTGACATTCACAGGCTCCAACGTTGTAGGCGAAAACTTCAGCGTCAACGTCAGCGAATATGCCAGCGCCGATACGACAATCGGTGGCGGTCTGGAATCGTTGGGCGGGATCAGCGTCACGTCGGATGCCGGTGCAGACAGCGCGCTCGCGAAAATCGAGGGCCTGATCGGCAAGTCGATCGATGCGGCCGCATCATTCGGTTCTTCGCAAGGCCGGATCGAGACGCAGTCCGAATTCGTATCGAAACTGTCGGATGCGTTGAAGTCCGGTATCGGCACACTTGTCGACGCCAATATGGAAGAAGCGTCCGCGCGTCTTCAGGCGCTTCAGGTGCAGCAGCAGTTGGGTGTTCAGTCGCTGTCCATCGCGAACCAGGCACCGCAGTCGATCCTGTCACTGTTCCGTTAA
- a CDS encoding flagellar hook-length control protein FliK translates to MPILPVLQLTVSMPTSGVVAMHPDVANPTADFAAVFAMNASSQQMIPAGFALPEAELVVDDEDGAAEEALDAEPETESDENATPLLHAASDPPVSKKPASEIAVASASPKTEQPALTLKGIDAPVLPISRPLRDPVQRAPSPDQRHILEGEGTVTRSKTAALLTKPEKEGVKPLHVVKTGTQILFETRSQGERGTIEAQFVQTTPDMPQKAGIAFGNKTAPRPDTKVHVAQPVESAEKPVDTPRDLPTQIRNDRPNDPVPAATTTAPANPSIPVRPPTDVPSAAVTDPTIESEDLAISLTAPVQRDVVTPTIPPVQANLPAPAAQHIAGQMAVAILQNGPGTTEITLSPEELGKVRMVVAAHDTAITVTIQAERPETHELLRRQIDALAQEFRNMGFGSISFAFQGGQRGQANDAQSDLSEAETPPLPHDAPPIAATGPAKTGSGLDLRL, encoded by the coding sequence ATGCCCATTCTACCCGTTCTGCAGCTGACCGTTTCAATGCCAACGTCCGGTGTCGTGGCGATGCATCCTGACGTGGCGAACCCGACCGCGGATTTCGCGGCGGTCTTTGCAATGAATGCCAGCTCTCAGCAGATGATTCCTGCCGGTTTCGCACTGCCAGAGGCGGAACTGGTCGTCGACGACGAAGATGGCGCGGCGGAAGAAGCGCTGGATGCTGAACCAGAAACTGAATCGGACGAAAACGCCACGCCACTGCTGCACGCGGCAAGCGACCCACCAGTATCGAAAAAGCCAGCGTCAGAAATCGCAGTTGCGTCAGCTTCACCAAAGACAGAACAACCGGCGTTGACTTTGAAGGGCATTGATGCGCCGGTTTTGCCCATATCCCGCCCCTTGCGCGATCCGGTTCAGCGCGCGCCATCGCCCGACCAACGGCACATATTGGAAGGAGAGGGCACCGTTACAAGGTCGAAAACAGCCGCACTGCTGACGAAGCCCGAAAAAGAGGGCGTCAAGCCTTTGCACGTGGTCAAGACGGGCACCCAGATCCTTTTTGAAACCAGATCGCAGGGCGAACGTGGAACGATTGAAGCCCAATTTGTTCAGACAACACCAGACATGCCTCAGAAAGCCGGGATCGCATTTGGCAACAAGACTGCCCCGCGCCCAGACACAAAGGTGCACGTCGCCCAGCCAGTCGAATCCGCTGAAAAACCGGTCGATACCCCTCGCGATCTCCCAACACAGATCCGGAATGACCGGCCCAATGACCCTGTGCCAGCTGCAACGACAACCGCGCCTGCAAACCCCTCCATCCCCGTCCGGCCGCCAACCGATGTGCCGTCCGCTGCAGTGACTGATCCCACAATCGAAAGCGAAGATTTGGCGATCAGTCTGACCGCACCTGTCCAGCGCGACGTTGTTACACCGACGATTCCGCCCGTGCAGGCAAACTTACCAGCGCCAGCCGCCCAACATATCGCGGGTCAAATGGCCGTCGCGATTCTTCAGAACGGGCCGGGCACAACGGAAATTACCCTATCGCCCGAAGAACTTGGCAAAGTGCGCATGGTGGTCGCTGCCCATGACACCGCAATCACCGTGACGATACAGGCGGAACGGCCCGAAACGCACGAATTGCTGCGCAGGCAGATCGACGCGCTGGCGCAGGAATTCCGCAACATGGGATTCGGGTCGATCAGTTTTGCTTTCCAAGGCGGACAGCGTGGTCAGGCAAATGACGCACAAAGCGACCTGTCAGAAGCAGAAACGCCCCCCCTGCCGCACGACGCGCCGCCCATTGCTGCCACAGGCCCCGCCAAGACCGGGTCCGGTCTTGATCTCAGACTTTAA
- the fliE gene encoding flagellar hook-basal body complex protein FliE, whose product MDIRSTLVAQNYAANRTVTQPTPNAGEGLLAGAKDFISTLQQSENTAMASMTQGADPHALVQALAQTELAVQTAVTVRDKVVEAYQEILRMPV is encoded by the coding sequence ATGGATATCAGAAGCACGCTTGTCGCACAAAATTATGCTGCGAACCGCACGGTCACACAGCCCACACCCAATGCAGGCGAAGGGTTGCTCGCCGGTGCCAAGGATTTCATCAGCACATTGCAGCAAAGCGAAAACACCGCGATGGCTTCTATGACCCAAGGGGCCGATCCGCACGCGTTGGTACAGGCACTTGCCCAGACAGAGCTTGCCGTTCAAACGGCGGTTACCGTGCGCGACAAGGTGGTCGAGGCTTATCAGGAAATCCTGCGGATGCCGGTCTGA
- the flgC gene encoding flagellar basal body rod protein FlgC produces MTDFNDAMSVATSGMKAQANRLRHVSENIANTDTPGYRRKTISFSDAIQDGTVSTGPVKLDQTDLAQIYDPSNPLADATGHYAGSNVNLLIEITDAREAQRSYEANLKVFDQVRQMSTALMDLLRK; encoded by the coding sequence ATGACAGATTTCAATGACGCCATGTCGGTCGCGACCAGCGGGATGAAGGCACAGGCCAACCGCCTTCGTCATGTTTCCGAAAACATCGCGAACACCGACACGCCGGGCTATCGACGCAAGACGATTTCGTTCTCGGACGCGATACAGGACGGCACGGTCAGCACCGGCCCGGTGAAGCTTGACCAGACCGATCTTGCGCAAATCTATGACCCGTCAAATCCGCTGGCCGATGCGACGGGGCATTACGCGGGTTCGAACGTGAACCTGCTGATCGAAATCACCGACGCGCGTGAGGCGCAGCGCAGTTACGAAGCAAATCTGAAGGTCTTTGATCAGGTGCGGCAGATGTCGACCGCCCTGATGGATCTTCTCAGAAAATAG
- the flbT gene encoding flagellar biosynthesis repressor FlbT — MTGLVLKLTPRERVLVNGAVIENGDRRSKFSILTPNANILRLRDAIRPEDAATPVKRVCYIAQLVLSGDVDSGDAQKQLLSGIEQLSQALWDDDSRSKLAIATTAVRNTDFYRALKALRSLIPREERLMASRLP, encoded by the coding sequence ATGACTGGTCTTGTTCTAAAGCTCACCCCGCGTGAACGGGTGCTGGTCAACGGTGCCGTCATCGAGAACGGGGATCGCCGCAGCAAGTTTTCGATCCTGACGCCGAATGCGAACATCCTGCGCTTGCGCGATGCAATCCGGCCTGAAGATGCGGCAACCCCCGTCAAGCGGGTCTGCTATATCGCCCAACTGGTCCTGTCAGGTGATGTCGATTCAGGTGATGCGCAAAAGCAGCTGCTTTCGGGCATTGAACAGCTTAGTCAGGCGCTTTGGGATGATGACAGCCGCAGTAAGCTTGCCATCGCGACGACGGCGGTGCGCAACACCGATTTCTATCGCGCACTCAAAGCGCTGCGCAGTTTGATTCCGCGCGAAGAACGCCTGATGGCGTCCAGATTGCCATGA
- a CDS encoding flagellar biosynthetic protein FliQ — translation MMSEAVFYDTLRQGLWVAFMIAAPILTVALVVGLAIGLFQALTSVQEMTLTFVPKLAAIAGVFWITMAFMTETLVSFFQKTLIPLVAGG, via the coding sequence ATGATGAGCGAGGCCGTCTTTTACGACACCCTGCGTCAGGGGCTGTGGGTCGCGTTCATGATCGCGGCCCCGATCCTGACGGTTGCGTTGGTCGTCGGTCTGGCGATTGGTCTGTTTCAGGCGCTTACCTCTGTGCAGGAAATGACCCTGACCTTTGTGCCGAAACTGGCAGCGATTGCGGGCGTCTTCTGGATCACGATGGCCTTCATGACGGAAACACTGGTCAGCTTCTTTCAGAAGACACTGATCCCACTTGTGGCGGGCGGATAA